The proteins below come from a single Esox lucius isolate fEsoLuc1 chromosome 7, fEsoLuc1.pri, whole genome shotgun sequence genomic window:
- the chmp1b gene encoding charged multivesicular body protein 1b: MSNMEKHLFNLKFAAKELQRSSKKCDKEEKAEKAKVKKAIQKGNVEVARIHAENAIRQKNQSVNFLRMSARIEAVAARVQTAVTMNKVTKSMAGVVKGMDATLKSMNLEKISSLMDKFEHQFETLDVQTAQMEDTMSSTTTLTTPQNQVDSLMHELADEAGLDLNMELPQGQTGSVGTSVASAEQDELSSRLAKLRDQM; encoded by the exons ATGTCGAATATGGAGA AGCATCTCTTCAATCTGAAGTTTGCAGCCAAAGAACTGCAACGAAGCTCTAAGAAATGTGACAAAGAAGAAAAGGCAGAGAAGGCCAAAGTCAAGAAA GCTATCCAAAAAGGAAATGTGGAAGTGGCACGTATCCATGCGGAAAACGCCATCAGACAGAAGAACCAGTCCGTCAACTTCCTTCGGATGAGTGCTCGGATCGAGGCAGTGGCCGCCAGAGTGCAGACAGCAGTCACAATGAACAAG GTCACTAAATCTATGGCTGGAGTGGTGAAAGGCATGGATGCCACACTGAAGAGTATGAACTTGGAGAAG ATCTCCAGCCTCATGGACAAGTTTGAACATCAGTTTGAGACATTGGATGTACAGACAGCCCAAATGGAGGACACCATGAGTAGCACAACCACACTTACCACCCCACAG AATCAAGTGGATTCACTAATGCATGAATTGGCTGATGAAGCAGG gttggACCTGAACATGGAGCTCCCACAAGGACAGACTGGTTCAGTTGGTACCAGCGTAGCATCGGCAGAGCAG gATGAACTGTCTTCGAGGCTTGCTAAACTTCGTGACCAGATGTAA